In Desulfobulbaceae bacterium, the following proteins share a genomic window:
- a CDS encoding 4-oxalocrotonate tautomerase family protein: protein MPYVSIRVAGTLDKKQKEEICSGVTEVIAKAAGKPKSSILIFIDEVPHENISSGGALLSERR from the coding sequence ATGCCGTATGTTAGTATTCGAGTGGCCGGGACACTTGATAAAAAGCAAAAAGAAGAGATTTGCAGCGGGGTGACGGAGGTTATTGCCAAGGCAGCTGGAAAACCAAAAAGCTCTATTCTTATTTTTATCGATGAAGTTCCCCACGAAAATATCTCGTCTGGCGGGGCATTGTTGTCTGAGCGTCGTTGA